GGACCCGGCGGGCGAGCTCGTGATCGTGCTCGCGCACGGCTTCACGGGCGGCATCGACCGGCCGCACGTGCGCCGCGCCGCGGGCGTCTTCGCGCAGCGTGCGGCCGTGATCACGTTCTCCTTCCGGGGGCATGGCGGGTCCGGCGGGCTCTCCACGGTCGGCGACCGCGAAGTGCTCGATCTGGCGGCCGCGGTGGAGTGGGCGCGGTCCAAGGGGCATGCACGCGTGGTGACCGTCGGCTTCTCGATGGGCGGTTCCGTGGTGCTCCGGCACGCGGCGCTCGCGGGTACCGCGCATGGGGGGCGCACGGAAGCGCGCGTTGACGCGGTGGTCGCGGTGAGTGCTCCTGCCCGTTGGTTCTACCGGGGGACGGCGCCGATGCGGCGGCTGCACTGGGTGGTGACGCGGCCCCTGGGGCGCGTGGTGGGCCGCCTCGGCCTGCACACGCGAATCCACCCGCACGAGTGGGACCCGGTGCCGCTCTCGCCGGTGGAGTCGGTCCCGCTGATCGCGCCGACGCCGCTGCTGATCGTGCACGGGGACCGGGACCCGTACTTCCCCGTGGACCACCCCCGGATGCTGGCCGCCGCCGCGCGGGGCGGGGCGGAGCTGTGGCTGGAGGCGGGCATGGGGCACGCGGAGAACGCGGCGGACGACGCCCTGCTCGGTCGGATCGCCGAGTGGGCCACGGCATCATGGACGTCGGCAACCGCCGAGAGAGAGGAGCTGCCATGGTGAACGGCACCATTCGTTACTGGGCCGCGGCCAAAGCAGCCGCAGGCGTCGCGGAGGAGCCGTACGCCGCCTCGACGCTGGCCGAGGCGTTGGACGCGGCGCGCGAGCGACACCCCGGTGAGCTGGTCCAGGTACTGCGGCGATGCTCGTTCCTCATCGACGGTGACCCCGTGGGTACCCGCGGGCATGAGACGGTACGGCTGGCCGAGGGCGGCACGGTCGAGGTGCTCCCGCCGTTCGCAGGAGGGTGAGCAGCGCTATGAGCGATCCGCGATATGAGGCGTACGGGGACTACGACCCCTACCGGGGGGAGTATCCGCCTGCCGAGCCGCAGGTCTATCCGCCCGAGCAGCAGCAGGGCTATCCGCCGGAGCAGCAGCAGGCCTACTCCGGCGAGCAGTACGCCCAGCAGCAGTACCTCGCTGCCCAGCAACAGCAACAGCAACAGCAGCCGTACGTGCAGCAGTCGTACCCGCAGCAGCAGCCGTATGCCCCTCAGGACTCGTACACCCAGCAGTGGGAGGGGCAGACCTGGGACACGCAGATCCAGCCCTCACCTGCGGTGGACGTGACGGAGACGGCCTACCTGCCGCCGCAGTCGTACGACTCGACGCCCGCCCAGACCGCTCAGCCTGAACCGTCCCGCACCGCGGGACACCTGCCCATGGCGGAAAGCGCGCCCGCGCCCGCGCCCGAGCCCGCCGCCGACTCCGCCACCTACGGCCCCGCCACCACCACCGGCAACCCCCGGGTCACCGACGCCCAGCGCGCTCGGGCCGAGGGGCGCTCGCCGGTCATAGAGCCCGGGATCCAGCCCGCCGCGCTGACCGCGGTCCTGGGGCTGCTGCTCGCCGGGACCGCGGCGATCGGGCAGTACGCCCTGCTCGTGCCGCTGATCCTGCTGCAGGCCGTCACCGCCGCCGGGTGGTTCCGGCTCAACGGGATGTGGCCCGCCCGGCAGGGCATCGCGCTCGCCTTCATGGGCGGTGTCGCCGCCGACATCGCACTCCTGGTCACCGGCAAGGAGAACGCGCCCGCCGCGATCCTGGGCACCCTCGGCGTCTGGGTGCTGCTCGTCCTCGTCCTCCAGCTGCGCAGCCGTGCCTCCGCCGACGAGCGGATGGCAGGGCTGATGGCGACCGTCGCCTCCGCAGCGCTCGCGATCATCGCCACCGGGTTCCTCGCGGCGTCCGAGGACGCCGCGACGGTGGGCGGCATCGCCGTCGCGGTCGCCGTGATCGCCCGCGCGCTGCCCCTGCCGACGCCCGCTTCGGTCGTCGTCGCGCTGCTCGCCGCCGCCGGAGCCGGTATCGCCGTCGGCGGTGCGACGGACTTCGGCAGCAAGGGCGCGCTGCTCGGCCTGGGGGCCGGTGTCTGCGCGCTGATCGGCCACCGGGTCGCCAGTTACGACTACCCGTCCCGCTTCGTGCACATGACGGCGGGTGTCGCCCTGCCGCTCGCCGCCGCGGCCCCGGCCGTCTACGTGCTCGGTCGTGCCATGGGCTGACCGGCACTCGCTGATCGTCACAGCTGATCGTCACAGCTGATCGACAGGTCCCCGGCCGGGCTCTCCCGCCGGGGACCTGTCCTTTAGGCTCGCGGCAACGACAGTCAGACGGGGGATCAAGGTGGGGGAACACCGGACATGAAGCGCTCCGTACGAATACTTCTGATCGTCCTCGTGATCCTGGGGGGCCTCTTCGTGGGCGCCGACCGCCTCGCGGTGAACTTCGCCGAGGACGAGGCGGCGGAGAAGCTGCGTACCAGCGAGGGGCTCGCCGACAAGCCCGACGTCTCCATCAAGGGCTTTCCCTTCCTGACCCAGGTCGCGGGCGGCACGCTCGACGACGTCGAGATCGGGATCAAGGACTACGACGCCACCTCCGGCTCCGACAAGATCCGCATCGCCGATCTGAACGCCCGGATGAAGGGCGTCGAGTTCTCCGGCGACTACAGCTCCGCCACCGCGGACACGGCCACCGGCACCGCCCGGATCTCGTACGACGAGCTGCTCAAGGAGGCGCAGGGCGAGCCGGTCCAGCTGCCGCTGGGTGCCACCGGCAAGGTCGTCGGGCTCTCGGACGGCGGCGGCAACAAGGTCAAGGTCGAGGTCGAGGTGAGCAAGGGCGGCGCGAAGCTGCCCAAGCCGGTGCACGTGCTGAGCTCGGTCCGGGTCGAGGGCGACACGATCAAGGTGAACGCCGACGAGATCCCGAAGAAGTTCGAGGTCATGGGTGTCTCGATCCCGCTCCCCGAGGGACTCGTCCGTGATGTGACCGACTTCGAGGAGAAGGTCACCGGGCTGCCGGGCGGCATCAAGATCGACTCGGTGGAGCCGGCGCGGGACGGCGTGGACATCTCGGTCAAGGGCACGAACGTGAAGCTCGCGGGCTGAGACCGCCGGGGTACGCCGCGAACGCCGCGTACAGCCGCTTGGCGGTACGAGGTTCCGCAGTACGAGACAGAGCCGTCCGCGCGATGGATACGGCGAGGGTGAACACGGCCCCTCGCCCCCGCGCGGGCGGCTTCTTTCTTCAACCAATCCCACATTGTGGATGATCGCGTCTCACCATCCGACACCCCGGTGACACGGCCGCCCTTGCGTCCTTACGATCGGACGCATGCAGCGACAGGCGGACCTCACGAAGCGGCGGGCAGTAGACCTGTGCCGCGTCGCCGCCATGCTCTGTCGCACCTTCTGAGCGGGAGCTCCGACTTCCGCATCCCCCAGGCCCGTTGACACCGTCAGGGCCACCCCGTGCCGCGTACGCAGCGACTCGACGCACCCGCGCAATCACAGCCCGTACGCGGCATCCCCTCGCACAGCACCGCAGCCCCGCCGTAACTGCCCCGGAGGAGAAGAAGTATGAGCCGCAGCGACGTCCTGGTAGACGCCGACTGGGTCGAGGCCCACATCGACGACCCGAAGGTTGCCATCGTCGAGGTCGACGAAGACACCTCCGCGTACGACAAGAACCACATCAAGAACGCGATCCGCATCGACTGGACCGACGACCTCCAGGACCCGGTCCGCCGCGACTTCGTCGACCAGGAGGGCTTCGAGAAGCTCCTCTCGGCCAAGGGCATCGCGAACGACACCACCGTCGTCCTCTACGGCGGCAACAACAACTGGTTCGCGTCCTACGCCTTCTGGTACTTCAAGCTCTACGGCCACCAGGACGTGAAGCTCCTCGACGGCGGCCGCAAGAAGTGGGAGCTCGACTCCCGTGACCTGGTCGACGGCTCCGAGGTCCCCAGCCGCCCCGCCACCGACTACAAGGCCAAGCCCCAGGACACCTCGATCCGCGCCTTCCGCGACGACGTCGTCAAGGCGATCGGTGCGCAGAACCTGGTCGACGTGCGCTCGCCCGACGAGTTCAGCGGCAAGCTGCTCGCCCCCGCGCACCTGCCGCAGGAGCAGTCGCAGCGTCCGGGCCACGTCCCGTCCGCGCGCAACATCCCGTGGTCGAAGAACGCCAACGACGACGGCACCTTCAAGTCGGACGACGAGCTCAAGGCCCTCTACGAGGACGAGCAGGTCGACCTCGCCAAGGACACCATCGCGTACTGCCGCATCGGTGAGCGTTCGGCCCTGACCTGGTTCGTCCTGCACGAGCTGCTCGGCCAGACCAACGTCAAGAACTACGACGGCTCCTGGACCGAGTACGGCTCCCTCGTCGGCGTGCCGATCGAGCTCGGCGCCAACAAGTAACCCTCCCCGAAGCCAGCAGTGACCTGACCAGTTAAGGACGAACGCATATGTGTGGAGCGAAGGCCGGCGGACCCGACGCCTCGACGATCAAGCCCGGCGAGACCACCATCCAGGGCCAGGTGACCCGCGACGGCGAGCCCGTCAGCGGCTACGTGCGCCTGCTCGACTCGACCGGCGAGTTCACCGCCGAGGTCCCGACCTCGGCGACCGGCCAGTTCCGCTTCTACGCGGCCGAGGGCACGTGGACGCTGCGCGCCCTGATCCCGGGCGGCACGGCCGACCGCACGGTCGTGGCCCAGACGGGCGGCCTCGCCGAGGTCGCGATCGCCGTTTGATCTGACGACAGCGGTCACTGACGGCTGGAGGGCCGCACCCCAGGGGGTTGGACGCCACTGGTACGGGGTGCGGTCCTTCGGCTCGTGATCAGCGGGCGCTTGTGATCAGCGGGGGGCTAGCGGCGGTGCTTGCCGTCCAGCTCGTCCCACCACTCGTCGGACTTCGGGTCTCCCGAGGGGTCGTCCCACCAGCGGTCCTCCGGGCCGCGGCGGTTCGCCACGATGGCGGCCAGCGGCGGGATCACCATCGCCACGACGCACATGCCGACGGCGACGGGGATGGACCAGAGCCGCACGACGCCCCACGCCAGGACGAAGAGGGCGATGCACGTGCCCATCATGGCGAAGTACGCATGGCGGCGTCGCGCGAACATGAATCCAGCGTACGACCGGGTGGCTCAGTACACGAGCGCCTGGGTGCCGTCCGTCATGGCCTCCTGCACGAACACCTGGGCGCCGGCGATCCGCACCCCGTCGATGACGTCCTTCTCGGTGATATCGCGGCGCGCCGCGCACTGTGTGCAGAGCGTGATCCGGCCCGCGGCCACGATCGAGTCGATCAGGTCGGGGAGCGGCGCCGCGTGCGGAAGGTCGAACTCCGCCGCGCGGCCCGGCAGCGCGAACCATGCCGACTCACCGGTCAGCCAGAGCGAGACCTCCACACCGCTGGCCACGGCCACGGCCGCCACCGTGAACGCCTGCGAGCAGCGCTCGGGGGCGTCGGCCCCGGCGGTCACCTTGATCACGAGCTTCTTCGCCATGGCCGCATCGTAAGGCCACGCGGGAAGCCACCCGTAAGGCCACCTCGCAGAGAGGTGCGGGCCGCGCACGACTACAGTGGGAGCGGCTCTGATACCTGCCCCACTAGCTCACCCCATAGCTCACCGAGGAGCACCCCGTGCTTGAGGCCTTCTTCTCCGCCCTGCTGGTTCTGGTCTGCGTCGGCGTACTCGCGTTCGCCGGACTGTCCGTGAAGAAGCTGTACCAGGGTCAGCGCTGAGCCCCGTACGTCCCGTACGCCACCTAGAGATCGCCTGAGCATCCCATGATCGAGATTCCGTCCGACCTGCACCCCGACCTCGTGCCCCTCGTTTGGCTCCTCGGCAACTGGGCCGGCGCGGGCGTCACCGACTTCCCCGGCGCCGAGAAGGCGAACTTCGGCCAGGAAGTGTCCTTCTCCCATGACGGGCGGGACTTCATCGAGTACCACTCGCACACGTGGGTGCTCGACGCCGAGGGCAACAAGGTCAAGCCGCTGGAGTCCGAGTCGGGCTTCTGGCGCATCGACAAGGACCGCAAGGTCGAGACCGTGATGGTGCGCGACGACGGCGTCGTCGAGGTCTGGTACGGCGAGCTCGCCGACCAGAAGCCGCAGATCGACCTGGTCACGGACGCGGTCGCCCGTACGGCGGCCTCCGGCCCGTACACCGGCGGCAAGCGTCTCTACGGGTATGTGAAGGGCGACCTGATGTGGGTCGGCGAGAAGCAGACCCCCGAGGTGCCCCTGCGGCCGTACATGTCGGCGCAGCTGAAGAAGGTCGTCTCGCCCGAGGACGTCGCCGAGATGGCGCGCGGCCTGGGCGACCTGCCGGACGACGGCATCGCGTTCTTCAAGTAGGTCATATGGCCGGTGGGCCTACACTGCGGGTGTGGCAAGCACCGACTCCGACTGGAAGAGCGACCTGCGACAGCGCGGCTACCGGCTGACGCCGCAGCGCCAGCTTGTCCTCGAAGCCGTCGACACCCTTGAGCACGCGACCCCCGACGACATCCTCTGCGAAGTGCGGAAGACGGCGTCGGGGGTCAACATTTCCACGGTGTACCGCACGCTGGAGCTCCTGGAGGAGCTGGGCCTGGTCAGCCACGCGCACCTGGGGCACGGGGCGCCGACGTACCACCTCGCGGACCGCCACCACCACCTTCACCTGGTGTGCAGGGACTGCACGAACGTGATCGAGGCGGATGTCTCGGTGGCCGCGGAGTTCACCGCGAAGCTGCGGGACACCTTCGGTTTCGACACGGACCTGAAGCACTTCGCGATCTTCGGGCGCTGCGAGGACTGCTCGGGCAAGAAGGAATAAGAACGCCCGTCGCCGGGTCGTAGTGTGGGTGAACATGAAGAGCCCCCTCCTGTCCCTGCCCGGCGCCGTCCCCGCCGAGGGCGTGGACGAAGGCGTCGCCGCCCACTACGGCGATCTGTTCCGTGAACAGCGCGCCCTCGCCGACGGCACCGGTTTCGTCGACCTCTCGCACCGCGGCGTCGTCACCGTCTCCGGACCCGACCGGCTGAGCTGGCTGCACCTGCTGCTCACGCAGCACGTGACCGAGCTGCCCGTCGGCCGGGCCACCGAGGCGCTGATCCTCTCCGCGAACGGCCACATCGAGCACGCCCTCTATCTCGTCGACGACGGCGAGACGGTGTGGGCGCACGTCGAGCCCGGCACGCAGGACGCGCTTGTCGCCTATCTGGAGAGCATGAAGTTCTTCAACCGGGTCGAAGTCGCCGACCGCACGGACGAGTTCGCGGTCGTCTACCTCCCGGCCGGTTCGATCGCCGCGGTACCGGAAGGCGTCGTCGTACGCGAGACGGCGCAGGGCCGGGATCTCTTCCTGCCGCGTGCGTCCCTGGAGTCGTACGCCGAGGAGAGCGGCCCCGCGATCGGCATCCTCGCCCACGAGGCGCTGCGCGTGGAGGCGCACCGGCCGCGGCTCGGCTTCGAGACGGACCACCGCACGATCCCGCACGAGCTGGGCTGGATCGGCACGGCCGTGCACCTGCAGAAGGGCTGCTACCGAGGCCAGGAGACGGTCGCCCGCGTCCAGAACCTGGGCAAGCCGCCCCGCCGCCTGGTCTTCCTGCACCTGGACGGGAGCGAGGTGCATCTGCCGGCGGCCGGCACGGAGCTGCGCCTGGCCTCGGAGGGCGATGAGGGCCGGAAGCTGGGCTTCATCACCACGGCGGTACGCCACCACGAGCTGGGGCCGATCGCGCTCGCGCTGGTGAAGCGGAACGTGCCGCTGGACGCGGCGCTGAGCGCGGGCGGCACGGCGGCGGCGCAGGAGGTCGTGGTCGAGCCGTAGCGCGGGCGGTCGGGCCTCACATCTCCAGCAGCACCGTGAACGGCCCGTCGTTCGTCAGTGACACCCGCATCTTCGCGCCGAAGCGGCCACAGGCCACCGTCGCGCCCAGCGAACGCAGTTGGGCGACGACCTCGTCGACCAGGGGCTCGGCGACATCGCCGGGTGCGGCGGCGTTCCAGGTGGGCCTGCGGCCCTTCCGGGCGTCGCCGTACAGCGTGAACTGACTGACGACCAGCAGCGGCGCGTCGATGTCCGAGCAGGACTTCTCGTCGGCCAGCATCCGAACGGACCAGAGTTTTCTGGCCAGTTGAGCTGCCTTCTCCTTGGTGTCCTCATGGGTCACCCCCACCAGGACGCACAGGCCCTCGCCATTGATCTCGCCGACCGTCTCGGGGCCGTTCTCGCCCTCGACGACGACGCTCGCCCCGTCCACCCTCTGCACCACAGCACGCATACGGCCCATCATGCCGTGCTCCATACGGCCGGTACGCCCTGCGTCCGTACGGCCGACTTGCGCCGGATGCGCCGCCCGGGAGGTTGGCCTGAACCCCCCATCTGGGGCCGATTGGGGGCACTCGCTCACATAGCGGCCACCGAGGGTGGCACCATGCACACACGCGGTGTACCGCGCCGGTCGAGGGGACGGTAGAGCCACATGAGCACACCAAGTACGGGACAGCCGCTCGGATCTGTGTCGCTGACCCGCATGAGCGCTGCGCGACGTACGAACGTGCCACGCCCGCCCACGCAGCGCACGGCCAGTGCGGTGCTGTCCGGGCAGCCCGGGTACGACCTCGCCGCGCTGCTCCTGCGGGAGCTGCGCGAGCTGCGCAGGGACGCGCAGCAGAACGAGGCGGACCTGAGCTATGTCCGGCGCCTGCTGCAGGGGCGGATCGACATCCTGCGGGCCGAGGTCGCGCGCCGCAGGGACCCGGCGGCGCCGGGTCCTGAGGGCACGGGCCCGGAGGGGCCGGTCGTGGACCGCCTCTCGGAGATCCTCATGGACGGGCCCGCCCGGCACCGCTCGTCGGCCCGGCATGTGACGCTGGGCACGCCGCACAGCGCGGAGTACGGCCTCCTGGCGACGGAGATGCTCGCCGAGGTCGAGCTCTCCGACCTGGAAGCCCGCACGGACGACGAGCTGCACACGGCCATGGGGCGCCTCACCCGCTACGAACAGCAGGTTTCCCGGCGCCGCCAGCAGCTGCAGCGCACGGCGGACGATTGCAGTGCGGAGATCGCCCGCAGGTACCGTGAAGGTGAAGCACAAGTAGACGACCTGCTCGCGTGACCCGGTGATCCCGGCTTCCGCGGGCGGCCGTCACGCCACCTCCGCCCCGGAAGGCCGAAGATGACCTCCACGTCCGCCGAGTCCGTCGCCACCCCCGTCATACCCCCGGTCCTCGCCGAGGTCGTACGTTCCGGCTTCGTCGAGGGCCGCCACAGGGGAAGCCTGGTGCTGCTCGCGGCCGACGGCAGCGTGGAGCTGGCGATGGGGGACGTGACGGCCCCCGTCTTCCCGCGGTCCGCGAACAAGCCGATGCAGGCTGCGGCGGTGCTGCGGGCGGGTCTGGAGCTGTCGGGCGAGCGGCTCGCGCTCGCCGCGGCGAGCCACTCCGGGGAGGGGTTCCACCGGGACCTCGTCCAGAAGATGCTGGCCGAGCACGGCCTGACGGCGGCGGACCTGCAGTGCCCGCCGGACCTCCCGCTCGACGCGGTCGAGGCCGAGACGTATCTGGCAGCGGGTGCCGTTCGTGACCGGGTAACGATGAACTGCTCCGGCAAGCACGCGGCGATGCTGGCGGTCTGCGACCTGAACGGCTGGCCCGCGGACTCCTACCTGGACCCGCGGCACCCCCTCCAGCAGCTCGTCCTGAAGGTCGTCGAGGAAGCCGCGGGGGAGCGGGTGGCGGCCGTCGGCACGGACGGCTGCGGAGCCCCCCTGATGGCGATCTCCCTGACCGGCCTCGCGCGCGCCTTCCGGCACTTCGTCCTCGCCCCCGAGGGGACGGCGGAGCGCCGGGTCGCGGACGCGATGCGGGCCCACCCCGAGTACGTGGCCGGCACGCGCCGTCCCGACACCTGGCTGATGCGGGAGATCCCGGGTGCTCTCTCCAAGATGGGCGCCGAGGCGGTGCAGGCGTTCGCCCTGCCGGACGGCCGCGCCCTCGCCTTCAAGGTCGACGACGGCGGGATACGGGCCCTTGGCCCCGTCCTGGCCCGGGTGCTGAGCCTGGCGGGCGTGGAGGGCGACGTGCTCGCCCGGGTCGGCAGCGCGCCCCTGCTGGGCGGTGCCGTCGAGGTGGGCGGGATCCGGGCGGCGTTCTAGGCCCTTTCCGGTCCGTGGGAGCGCGCCGGCCGCGGACCGATGGTTGACCGGACTCCCGGCTCCCCTCCGGATGGGAGCCCGGTCAACCAGCTCTGTCAGCCCAGCTAGGCCGTCTGTCAGCCCGACTGGGCGAGCAGCAGGACGAGGAGCGCAGCCCCGACGCCGCTGATTTTGGTGTTCTTGGCCTTGATGCCCACGGTCAGCAGCACGAAGGCGACGATGCCCAGCGGCCCGTACTTCCACTGGATGAGCTGCTCGAATCCAATGGCGAGGGCGGCGATGGCGATGGCGATGAGCGGCATGACGTTCCCCCTTTCGGGACGGGGCGCCGAGCCCCGTCCCCTCTGGTCGACAGCCATCCGATGAGCAACCACTGGGGCCAACCCCCTAAGGGCTCCTACCAGGTTGCCTAAGTTGGCTACCAACTCCACCTGAGTTATCTCCGTGATGGCTCGATTTATAACCAGCTTCCGAGCAACTCCCCAAAGATGGCGCGAAGTTGTACTGTTTGGTTGTGAGCCCGGAACCTGCCCCCGTCAACGGGATGAAGAGGCCGCCAAGGTCGCATCACGAGGTGGCCGACGAGCTGCGCGACCGGATCAGGTCCGGGACGCTGCGCCCGGGGCAGCGCATGCCGACCCAGGCCGAGCTGGCCGACGAGTTCGGCGTCGAGCGCGGCGCGATACGCGAGGCGCTGCGCACGCTCCGGGGTGAGAACCTGCTGGCGAACGTGTCCAAGGGGAGCCCCGCCACGGTCGCCGTCGGCTCGAAGCAGGCGCTGTCCGGGCCCGGCGGCGTACAGCCGCAGCCCACCATGGTCGGCCTCGCCCCGCGCATCGCCGCGGCGTTCGAGGCCCCCCACGTGGAGATCGACGCGCTCTGTCTGACCTCCATCTCGCTCACGATGGCGATCGGGGAACCGCTCCGTCAGATTCACGCCGGACAGCGCAAACCGGCCAAGGTCGACGTCCGGGTGATGCTGCCGAGCCGCAGCATCGATCTCGCCTTTCCGGCGCCGGTGGACAGCGGGGACGACGAGGACGGCCAGGTGCACAGGCGCTGGCTCGACCAGCGGAACGCGCAGGGGCAGGTGCTCCGCCACAATCTGCTCGCGCTGCGGGCCTCGCACGGCATCGACGTGGACGTCTCGTTCCGCGCACTGCCGTTCACGCCGCCGGTGAAGCTGTATCTCCTCAACGGCTCCGAGGCGCTCTTCGCGTACTACACGCTGACCAAGCAGAGCGAACAGATCGACCACGAGTACCTGGAGATGTACGACGCCCAGGGCGCGCAGTCGATGCTCTTTCCCTTCCAGCAGGGCGACGGACTGCGGGACACGACGTTCGTGGAGCAGTCCCATCTTTGGTTCAACGCGCTCTGGGGAACGATCAGTCAGGACCTGGAGCTGGCGCGGGGCTAGCTCCAGCCCCTGACCCGAGGGTGCTAGATGGCGGGGCCGGTCATCATCAGCGCGAGGACGACGGCGCCGATGGAGCTGCAGGTGGGGCTCTTCGCCTTGATCCCGACGGTCAGGAGCAGCAGTCCGACGATGCCGGTGGTTCCGTACTGCCACTGCACGAACTGCTCGAAGGTGATGGCGCATGTCGCTGCGAGGAGGGCGAGGACGGCCATGATGGTTCCCCCTTCTGCCATCTCGGATGAGTTGGCAACCAACTTCACTTGAGTTGTCCCCACTTGGTCCCACTACATAAACAACTTCAAGACAACTGCCCGGAGATGGTGGGCAGTTGTATCGTCTGGTCGTGACCCAGGAGAACGTTGCAGTGAACGGCAGCAGAAAACTCACTCCCCAGGACATCGCAGACGCCCTCCGCGACCGCATCCGCTCCGGTGACCTCAAGCCGGGCGACCGCCTCCCCACCCAGGCGGTGCTCGCGGAGGAGTTCGGCGTGGAGCGGGGGACGGTGCGGCAGGCGTTGAAGACACTGCAGGGCGACGGACTCCTGGCCAACGTGAGCAAGGGCAGCCCCCCACGCATCGCGGCGGAGCCACCGGCATCGGCGGGCGTGGAGCCCCAGGCGTCGATGGTGGGCCTGGCCCCCCGCCTGTCGGGCGCGTTCTCGGAGCCGCAGGTGCGGATCGATGTGGTGTCGTATACGGCGGAGACGCTGATGATCGCGCTCGGAGAGCCGGTGCGTCTCATCCACGAGGGCCGTATCAGGCCCGAGTCGATCGCCGTACGCATCCTGCTGCCCAGCAGCGACATCACGCTTGCCTTCCCCCGACCGACCGGAGGGCAGGACGACGAGGGCCGCGTGCACCAGCGGTGGCTGGCCCAGCGCAACGCCCAGGGCCAGGTCCTGCGCCACAACCTGCGCGCGCTGCGGGCCTCGCACGGCATCGACGTGGACGTCTCGTTCCGCGCGCTGCCGTTCACGCCGCCGGTGAAGCTGTATCTGCTGAACCAGCAGGAGGCGCTCCTGGCCTACTACACGATCGAGCGCAGCATGCTGGACTTCGGCAGCGCTGAGATGGAGGCGTTCGACGTGTCCGGGCTGAAGTCGCCCCTGTTCTCCTTCGAGAAGAACGCGGCCCCCCGGGACGCCGCGTTCGTGGAGGAGTCCCAGAAATGGTTCGACGCGCTCTGGGCAACGATCGCGACGGAGTTGACACTCTCTTAGTGACTCCTGACGCGACGCAGACTGAGTGGATGGCAGAAGAGACCGAAAAGCTGCGGGAACTGATCAAGCGAGCCCGCTTTGTCCTCTTCGACTTCGACGGACCCATCTGCCGGCTGTTCGCCGGCCACTCGGCCGAGCGGATCGCGAGTGATCAGGTCCGCTGGCTCGAGGAGCGGGGCCTGCGCGGTCTGCTGACCCCGGAGGAGCGGGCGCAGCCCGACCCCCATGCCGTCCTGCGGGCGGTCGACCGCAGACACCCCGGCAGCGATCTGGTGGGCGAGCTCGAAGAGCGGCTCACCCATCAGGAACTGACGGCGGTGGCGTCGGCATGGCCCACCCAGTACGCGGACCCCCTCATCATGACGTGGCACGCCATGGGCTCCCGTCTGGCCGTC
This Streptomyces sp. NBC_01283 DNA region includes the following protein-coding sequences:
- a CDS encoding FadR/GntR family transcriptional regulator is translated as MKRPPRSHHEVADELRDRIRSGTLRPGQRMPTQAELADEFGVERGAIREALRTLRGENLLANVSKGSPATVAVGSKQALSGPGGVQPQPTMVGLAPRIAAAFEAPHVEIDALCLTSISLTMAIGEPLRQIHAGQRKPAKVDVRVMLPSRSIDLAFPAPVDSGDDEDGQVHRRWLDQRNAQGQVLRHNLLALRASHGIDVDVSFRALPFTPPVKLYLLNGSEALFAYYTLTKQSEQIDHEYLEMYDAQGAQSMLFPFQQGDGLRDTTFVEQSHLWFNALWGTISQDLELARG
- a CDS encoding ABC transporter substrate-binding protein; amino-acid sequence: MSTPSTGQPLGSVSLTRMSAARRTNVPRPPTQRTASAVLSGQPGYDLAALLLRELRELRRDAQQNEADLSYVRRLLQGRIDILRAEVARRRDPAAPGPEGTGPEGPVVDRLSEILMDGPARHRSSARHVTLGTPHSAEYGLLATEMLAEVELSDLEARTDDELHTAMGRLTRYEQQVSRRRQQLQRTADDCSAEIARRYREGEAQVDDLLA
- a CDS encoding asparaginase: MTSTSAESVATPVIPPVLAEVVRSGFVEGRHRGSLVLLAADGSVELAMGDVTAPVFPRSANKPMQAAAVLRAGLELSGERLALAAASHSGEGFHRDLVQKMLAEHGLTAADLQCPPDLPLDAVEAETYLAAGAVRDRVTMNCSGKHAAMLAVCDLNGWPADSYLDPRHPLQQLVLKVVEEAAGERVAAVGTDGCGAPLMAISLTGLARAFRHFVLAPEGTAERRVADAMRAHPEYVAGTRRPDTWLMREIPGALSKMGAEAVQAFALPDGRALAFKVDDGGIRALGPVLARVLSLAGVEGDVLARVGSAPLLGGAVEVGGIRAAF
- a CDS encoding GntR family transcriptional regulator, with the translated sequence MVVTQENVAVNGSRKLTPQDIADALRDRIRSGDLKPGDRLPTQAVLAEEFGVERGTVRQALKTLQGDGLLANVSKGSPPRIAAEPPASAGVEPQASMVGLAPRLSGAFSEPQVRIDVVSYTAETLMIALGEPVRLIHEGRIRPESIAVRILLPSSDITLAFPRPTGGQDDEGRVHQRWLAQRNAQGQVLRHNLRALRASHGIDVDVSFRALPFTPPVKLYLLNQQEALLAYYTIERSMLDFGSAEMEAFDVSGLKSPLFSFEKNAAPRDAAFVEESQKWFDALWATIATELTLS
- a CDS encoding HAD family hydrolase — its product is MVRRALGNDRDGVDTLLVTPDATQTEWMAEETEKLRELIKRARFVLFDFDGPICRLFAGHSAERIASDQVRWLEERGLRGLLTPEERAQPDPHAVLRAVDRRHPGSDLVGELEERLTHQELTAVASAWPTQYADPLIMTWHAMGSRLAVTTNNSPRAVSRYLEGRGLSHCFAPHIYGRTQDLHLLKPNPHCLNRALNAMGAKPSAALMIGDAPTDYQAAEEAGVAFLGYARNERKAKLLKDAGAACVVSSLEPVLRVLRDKA